TTCACCAAAGGCTGAGACTTTTGTCTCTCCCCTTCCCAGAAATCTTACTTCTCTACAGTGAAGATCATCTACACCACGGGCCACAGCATCTCTGTTATCGCCCTCTGCCTGGCCATTGCCATCCTGGTTGCTCTCAGGTTTGCCATCCTCACCACCTTCAAGAACCTTCAATGGCTCCCTGTTGCCCAGAGGACCAAGTCGGATTCTTTGCCTGGCAGTCAGGAGGTGCCCAGATCTAGGCATCATGTCTGTTTCTGaccttccctgccccttccccacCACGTGGACCATGTCTTCACACACCAgaaccccctcctccagccttgGCTTCTGTGGAACTCATGATAGCAACACCTTCTTTCTTCTCGGTGCGCTTACATCTGCCCCAAGTTCAAAGCCCTGCTTCCATCTGCTTCCGAGGACTCTCTTTGCCTCCTGTGTTCAGTCCTTCTTGATTTCTTGTTCCAACCCTCTGaggctttttttctgttttaatgacTCTCCGGTGTTCAAAGTCTGAGTCCCACATGGGCCTGCGCTGCCCTCTGCTCTGGGGCTGAGTCTCTGGTCACCAGGACATGCCCACAGGCAGTTTGCTGCCATCTCTGCCCCTGCTACCCCGACTGGAGCTCTCTGAAGGCAGTGATTTCCTCTGTTCCTGCACCTCTGCTGCGCCCAGGGCCATGGTTGGTCACCTGACCTGCAGGGCTACAACTCCAGGTCACCCGCTCCACTTGACTTGCTTGGATTCAGTGCATctccccccagcccagcccagccaggccCCTGTTGTAGGAAGCCCAGACAGGTGCCCTCGCCCACCTGACCTCCCGTTCCTCatctctctctgtccttccagGAAGCTCCACTGTCCCCGGAATTACATCCACACCCAGCTGTTTGCCACCTTTATCCTCAAGGCGGGAGCAGTGTTCCTGAAGGATGCCACCCTCTTCCACAGTGATGACACCGACTACTGCAGCTTCTCCACGGTAAAGCCGGGGGCAGGGGCAGCCTAGAGAGCACTGTGCCTGCCCTGTGGCTGATGGCAGAGCAGGAAAGGACCCCTCCCCTTCCTGCCCCCAGCTCAGGCCCCCTCCCCAAGCCCTCCCGGGACCACCGTGCCCATCCACGCCCCGGCTCATCCTCCCACCCCACTCTGAGTCCACACTCCTTTCCATGGTCCACCCGCCGTAGTTCTTGCTCTGCCcagcctttcctttctctccatctCATTTCCCTACCTCCTCTGTCCGTTTGTGGCTGGGCAGAGCTGGGTCCCTTCCTCCAGAAGCACACACAGAGGGGACAGAATGCACACACAGAGCTGGGGACTGCCAGGCAGAGAAAGCTGAGAGCTGGCAGAGAATGAGAGAGGGCTTCAGGGAGGAGGTGGCTTTGGAGCTGGGGCAGCAGCGACAGGGAGATGGGGAGGAAGAAGTGTGGACAGGCTCTCAAAGATAGGAGAGCTGGGACATGGCCACGAGGCCAGAAGTCCTAAAGGGCGGTGGAGGAGCGGGGAGAGAGGCTACCCCTCTGCCCTGGGGCTGAGTCTCTGGTCACCGTCACCGGGACACTCCCACAGGCTATAGAGGCTACAGAGGGAAGCTGGGTGCAGGGCTCGGGCTCAGCATCTGCAGGGTCTAAAAGTATATGGAAATGAACAGATAAGTGAACGAAGAAACCAACAGACAATCTGAATTAATTAATGGAACAATGAATAATTGAAAATAGTGAGCACTTATTATGTGCCGGGTATTGCACTAAGTGCTTTAGATGTATGATCTCCTTTCATCTTCAACACGCCTTGAAGACTGAAGCATCACTTCAATCCCATCTTTGTCCACGAGGGGAAACTGGCAAGGCTGCCCAGCAGCACAGTGGGGGAGCTGGGCCTGAACCACGGCTCCTTGGGCCCCAGCAGTGATGCTGTAGTTCACCGCACGCCCCGCCCCTGACAGGGGTTTAAACTTGAACCCAGCCTCTCTGGATCCCAAATCTGTGTTCTCAGCCACCACGTGATCCCACCACAAGCCCTCTAGGGAAGCGCAAGCAGTCTCATGGCCCAGGCTATGGTTGGGGGTGTCTGGAGGTTCAGGGTCTCTTGGGCAGAGCTGGGTCCCTCCTTCCAGAAGGAGGTAGAGGAGATCTGGGTGCTGGCTGCAATGAGGTCTCAGCTCTAAAGCACCCAGGTCCCCTGTCCCCAGGTCCTGTGCAAGGTCTCTGTGGCCACCTCTCACTTTGCCACGATGACCAACTTCAGCTGGCTGCTGGCTGAAGCCGTCTACCTGAGCTGCCTCTTGGCCTCTGCCTCTCCCAGCTCAAGGACAGCCTTCTGGTGGCTGGTCCTTGCTAGCTGGGGTGAGTACCTGGGGCTATTCTGCaccctgggggaggaggagggctgggaagTCCCAGGGCACTCACACAGAGGCCCTTCCCCCCGGTGGGGGTGACTGCAGTCCCGAGAGGGGAAGAGATGGGCCACAGTCCTCCACCAGGTGTTGGCGAGCAGGACTGGATCCCTGGACCCCGGGCCCTTGTCAGGTCCAGCCGTTGAGGCCAGCagtggtggtgggaggggagggcggaTCTCAGAGCCAAGGATGCAGACCCCCCTCACTCGGGTCTCCTCTGCACCCCACAGGGCTTCCCATGCTCTGCACTGGCACCTGGGTGGGCTGCAAGTTGGCCTTCGAGGACATTGCGTGAGTCTGAGCAGCCTCTCATTACACCCACACCTGGGGACCTGGGGTGTGGAGAGGACTGTCAAGGGAAGCAGCCTTTCTCCTCCAGagtaggaagagaaggaagaggagttCCCAGtgtgggtggggctgggaggtggggagaatgTCTGCAGATAACCCAGAAGGGGCAGTAGCCCTGGCAGAAGGGGCCCAGATTGCCAGGGTGTGGGGCTGAGGGTGTTGGGGGTGTGGGACTGTCAGTGTGTCCTCTGGAAGTATATGGGCTACCAGGATGAATGTTAGAGAAGTCCATTCCTTCAGGTGAAGAGAAAGGCTGAGCCCAGCCCCAAGTTCCAGAACCACTGGGGCTTCTCTTTAGAAGGCCTATGTGTCTGAAAAAGAAGATAaggtgggagggaggtggggtgAAAGACACCAAGGAGAGGAGCCCAGGAGTAGCCAGAGGAGAGAGGAGCGGGGTGCGTAGGTTCCTGCAGAAAGGGAGCGCCCCCATCAGCCCTGGCCTGCCCTCTCCCTAGGTGCTGGGACCTAGACGACAGCTCCCCCTACTGGTGGATCATCAAAGGGCCCATCATCCTTTCTGTTGGGGTCAGTTCCTGGGAGCAAGGGTCCTTTTGCTTTATTCAATCAGCCTCCTTGGGTCCCCCAAGGGGCTGTACACAGCAAAATGCAACAGGAAACACCTCCAGGCGGGGAATCGGGAACCCTGGGTCCCACCTCCCCCTGTGCAGATTCTCTGGGCGTGGGGTCCCTGCCTCAGGATCAGATTCGTTGGAACAGGGACTCCAACAACACGCATGCTTCTAGCTTGGAGTCTCCAGGAGTCTGGGGTGCTGCTGGCTGCTGATTACGCACTGTGGGGCgagaggcaggggtggggtgtaGGTGAAGCCTGTGCAGGGGAACAACCACTCCGGGCTCCCACTTGTAACACAGGACGGCGAGCTCTATTTGCATGGCGCTGAGGGAACGAGTGAATTTTCCCCAACTTAGCAATTGTGCAAAGTGATGGCATCTGCTTTGAGGCAGAGAAGTCTCAGAAGAgactggaggcaggtggcagGGCCTGCCCCTCCCACCTTTGCTGCCAGGTCTGGAGAGGGAGGGGACGTAAGCCTTTCATGTCCTCTGAAGACCTCACGTGGGAGCCCTAAGTTCCAGACCATGATCTGGGCACATCCTTCACTGGCACATCTCCGTGTCTCAAGGATTTGGGGTTTCCTGTCCCCAAAGGGGCTAGGGTTCCTCCTTAGGCCACCCAGTGATGCCCCTGACTCTtgccctctctcttcctgcaCCTCGTTTCCAGGTGAATTTTGGGCTTTTTCTCAATATTATCCGCATCCTGCTGAGGAAACTGGAGCCAGCTCAGGGGAGCCCCCACACCCAGTCTCAATATTGGTACCttagggggtggggtggggtgggagtgcGTGCCTGCGCACACACAAGCTCATGCACCtttgtggctgtgtgtgtgtgtgtgtgtgtgttgggggaccCGAGGGAGGGCACGGAGGAGATTCCAAGCGGTTCTGTCTCCTTCAGCAAGTGCTCACAATCCCAGCACTCTCCTCTTTCCTGTGTCCTCAGAGACAATAGATCTTGTCCCTGCCCTCCGGGAGACCACAGCATGGGAAAGATGGGGGCCTCCCAACAGCCAGTTACCATGCCCATTAGGCGGAAGAGAGGCAGGATCCATTTCTTCAGGGGCCTAGAGATGGGGATCTTTCTAGACAGCAGGGAGAGGGGAGTCAGGGAAGACGGCCTGGAGGGAGTGGTCTTTGAACTAGATTTTGAAAGATGCATGGACTTTGGAATAAAATGGGACAAGAGACCTTAGCAGAGGGTACAAGAATAAGGAATCCCAGCATGAGTGCGGAAGGATGGGTGTCCCAGGTGGCTGGTGCCCAGGGTGGAGTGGGGACGCTGTGGCAGTGCGAGTGGGGAGAGCCGACGCCGCAGTTTCTGACCCCAGCCTTGGGAACCTCGTGTTTGTCTTCCCTGCAGGCGCCTCTCCAAGTCGACGCTTCTCCTCATCCCGCTGTTCGGAATTCACTACATCATCTTTAACTTCCTGCCCGACGATGCTGGCCTGGGCATCCGCCTCCCCCTCGAGCTGGGACTGGGGTCCTTCCAGGTGAGGGTCTCCACAGGTACTTTCTTCCTCCAAGTACTTGAGCAGGAGGCCTTGGCTAGCTTCCTGATAGGGTGAGGGCCACTACTCTTCATCTATTCAACTACCCCCTGTCCATCTTCCATCCATCCCTTCATCTCCCTGTTCTGTCCATCTGCCCACCCACCCATGCATACATTCATCTCAGCtattgaacatttattatgttttcatATCAATAAAGGAACTAttaatatgaataaagaaaatcaagaaaagcTGGTCAAGGTGTCGCAAACCTtctatcccagtgactcgggaggctgaagcaggaggatcctgagtttgaggacagccttggcaacttagaacctttctcaaaacaaaaaataaagggctgggagtgtagctcagtgatagtgcacccctgggttcgatccaggTCAGAGAAATGGGCTAATAGCACCGTCCGGGCAGGCTTGCTACAGCAATGATACAGAACAGTGTGTCTGGCAAACAGTAAGCGATGAATGCATCTAAATTCCCTTTTGGCAAACACCTGGCCCAAGCTGCAGCCTGGGGGTGATGGGGAGAGGGTAGTAGCAAGACTGTGGAGGCCTTGAGGCCAGGCCAAACTGTTCTTATGGAGTCCTTCCTCTCCGGTCCCACAGGGATTTATTGTTGCCATCCTCTACTGCTTCCTCAACCAAGAGGTATGTGATTCTTCTGGCTCTTCCTTGCTTATTGGGCTCACACTGCCACTGAACCTaagctcccccacccaccccagcttAGGCTGACTCCTGTGATCCTTGACTCCCATGATCCTTTGTGGGAGTCTGTGCTGAGCTCCTTGATCAAGCGGAACCTGAATGCTTTCTGTAAATATCGTTCACCCATTCCTCCTCTGAGCGGGGCCAAATTCTACTGCCTGTTCAATAGGAGGGAGAGGAGGTCCTTCAGGGGtcaagggagagagggggagggagtaTGCCAGCTCCAGGGAGAGATGGTCAGAGAGAACAGAGGAGTTGAGAGTCAGAGGCAGACATATGGAGACCTAGGGACACAGAGTCAGAttcagacagagacagagaggaagatcCAGAGCAGAATGTGGGAAACAGAGAGCACCTAGAGGAGACACACAACTGGACCAACCAGAGATGGAGGCAGACACGAATAGACAGACCCGATGGCCCGGCTGCTGTGCACATAGAGGCACGGGAAAAATGGCAGGCGAGAGTGAGTGACATCCAGAAGACCCTGCGAGTTCCTGCCCTTAGGACAGTTTTGCTCGAGGGAGAGATGGGAGAATTTAGCTCTGAGCAGCTACTCCAGTCCCCTCTGCTGGGTGCGTGGTCGGGGTCGCGGGCTCCCCTTGGTGGCCATGGGTTTGCTTCGCAGCCCTGCTTCTAGTGGAGAGCAGGCTGCAGGTGCCCTGTGCCGCTGCCTACCCGCACCTCTGCAGGCTAATGCTTCTTTCTCCTTGGCTCCCTGGGCTCCCAGTCCAGCCTCTCTGAGTCCCCCGAGCCTTACCTGGAGTCTGGAATGTAGACCCAGGCCTGCAGCGTGAGGGTGTGGCGATTGGTGGGGGCTCAGGGCGTCCTGGGGGTAGCCTCTGCGGAGGCCAGTGGGGTCTGAGAAAGGAGTTCCCACAGGTAGTCCTGGAGGGATCTATCCCAGGAAGCAGCGTTGGGGACCGGACGCCGCTGGTGATGGGGAGCTTACTACCCACCAGCAGTGCTCTCTGTCTTCAGGCAGCTGTGGGGTGACATCCTTCTGTGAGCAAAACTCTGCACCCCCTTTTATCTTTATCGCAGCCGCAGCTAGGCTCTGCCAGGCAGGTCCAGTCCCTCAGCCCCCAACAGTCCCTCGGAGATGTGAAGATACAGGCAGCACCCACCCCCACTGGGGCCCCACCCCTGActgcatttctttcatttctctcaacTGCAGCCTCACACAGAGCTCTGAGTCCTCTCTCCCTTCAGTCATGTCCTCAGGACAGATTCCTACATTTGAGCTCACAGAATCGAGCCTAGTGCAGGGGTGATTAAAGTCACCCAGGGAGGACAGAGTAGTAATTTGGCAGGGATACTCAAGAAAGCACCCATAGGTGTCTTTAACTGGACCCAGACACAGGCAGTGCTAAAAGGCaaagaaaggcaaaagaaaggCAAAGGCAGTGGTCAGCAATACtcagaggaaggaggaagcagtATTATCCAGGGGCGGTACTGGGCATTACCTGTGGTCAGCTGTGGCTTCTGCTGCCCTGTGTGTGCTTTTCCTACAGGACCTCTCCCTGCACCCCCAGTCTCATTGGGGTAAGCAGTGGAGTGGCCATGGGACCTTCCTAACATCCTCTCCCTTATCCCTGGAGGTGAGGACTGAGATCTCACGGAAGTGGCATGGCCATGACCCTGAACTGCTACCAGCCCGGAGGACCTGTGGTAACTGGGCGATGCCTTCCCGCTCAGGGGCGAAGGTGCTGACGTCTATGTGCTAGGTGGGCCACATCGTGCCTGGAGTCCATCCCTGAACTGGGGCAGCTACTCACCAGCCTTTGGAGGAGCAAGACCATCCTTCCTGCCTCTTGGCTTTTCTCTAGGTCCTTTTATGTCATTGCTAACTTCCTTGATCTGTGTCTCTTCCCAGTAGGTCCTCTTCCTCAAGTCTGGGGCCACAGCCCAAGGCTCCAAGGAGCCCATAAACTTATACCTGAATAGATACATGCTCCAGTGAACAATGTGCCTCTAAAGGGGAGAGCGTCTCCATCCCCTATTTGAATTTCCGGTGCAGAGTTGCATTTATCATTTCTGAGTTCATGCTGCCTTATCAGCATTTGTCTCTGCAGGGATCctcatgttttattaattttaaaaatggattctcTCTGTTCCCACCCCACTCCCACGCCCCTCCTCCCACAGGCAAAGAAGCCAACATGTGCAATGAGattctttgtttctgtgtctctTGCAAAACATGGAGTGTTTCTTGTGTTTCTTCTGAGAATTTACATAAATACTATTGGTTATGTGCTTCATCCTGCTTTCGTGTTTCCCCGCTTGGCACTGTGCTTTTGAGAAATCCACCCATGTTGCCATGTGTGTGTCTGGTCCTGTTTGGCCTCATGGTGCCACATGGGGCTGTTGTCACAGGTTACCCACCCCCCTCCCTCTGGGTGGACATGCACCTGATGTTCCCTCTGGACTGGTGTGGGCAAGCCTTTCTCTGGGACTCGTACCCAGGAGTAGATACCTAGGACACCAGTCACGCCTCTTGTTGACATGACATATTGTGTGTCTGCAAATTGGCGCTCCCGCCAGCAGCTCTCCAGGTTACGAAATACCTGCAGCCCCCGACACGTGGCACTTGCAGCTCGTTCGTGTTGGCAACCCATAATGATGCACGGTGGCCCCACATTGCTAGTCCTATGTGCATTTCCCTGATGTCTAACAAATGTGAGCATTTCTCCTTGTGCCCATTAAAAACTTCTTCTGGAAATTGCTGAGTCTCCTTTCCTGACCTTCTCTGGGGTGGAGATTCCTCTACTCTAAGTCCTTTACACCTTCCTGAGTCCCAACCTGCTGCCTGCTGCCCAGTACCTTCTGAGGGCTCCTTTAAAGCAACACATCCATACCATCCACCCCGCTCTCATCCTCCTCCTtggcaggaggaaggagaaagaaaccaGGGTACTGTCCTTGGAGACCTGAGAGTCCAGCCTCCCCCTCCAGCCTCTACCCACCAGGGCTGATTGCTGGACCTTCTTGGGTTCCTCTTGCCTCTGTGATCCCCTTGAGCCCTTTCTGCACGAGATTCTGCTTGCCTTCCATGATATTCCTGGATCATGGGCTGGGCATGGCGGGTTGGGCTGCTGGCACACAGGTGTGTGTGCTAAAGGGCACTGGTGGACACCCCTCTGCTCATAATCATGAGGGTTCCTGTGAAGGAGGAGGTGGCCGTATGAAACCCGAGGTCACATGGCTGCCCGTGATGCCCAGATGCCTAGCGCCTGCTGGTGGGACAGACGTCAAGGTGGCCCAGTCTCAAACCCACCGTGCATTCTGTCCTTTAGTGTCAGATCATAAAAGTGATCCCACTTATCGCAGGTGATCCGGAGGTTGCTTCAGTCAACTTctcgtcactgtgaccaaagacctgacaagagccaTGCTCATGATCTcagaggtccagtccctggtcagaaagcagagcatcatggtggacgggcctagtggaggaaagcagcttggGACACACCAGCTGGGAAAGAgacagagctctgctcaccaggtgaagccagaattaaagacaggcagttCGTGTAGAGAGGTAAGCAGTTGGTCCAATGGAAAGAATGGAGGCCAGTTTGGGTCCCGGAAATTGGAGACTGCCCCTGAGGAATGGAAATGTCAAcgtcttcagagcccttcctccactctcaccaggataacctgcccctgctgcAACCTGtggctaaggtaacctgtcccagggattgcCCCTCCCGACAGGGCTGCTTCCGGCCTGGATCACTCCATTtggcccctccccctgcccaTCTGTTTCTCACCTGTTGGCCATTCCACCTGGGCCACCTTCTGGGCCTAGTCAGGTATTCAGGAGGGGGAGAGATAAAAGGGAAGAAGGCAGAAGAACTAAGAAAGTCTAGAGTATATAAAAGAGGCAgaacaccctcacttcttgggGTACCAGTATACCAGCCatggcccctcctccctcccgggAGAAGCCTACTTTATACtaacttttaaataaaccctgcttcatatgcttgccttgactgcttctctaatgttcaaacctcaacatgtggggaagcagaacTCATCTCTGATAACTGGAGGTATCACAGGGaaaaaaccccaaagtcatgccccagGGATCTACCTCCTCCGGCCACccccctacctgcctatagttgccacccagttaatccatatcagtggattaatctactgattagatgaagattctcataacccagtcatttcacctctgaacattctttcattgtctcatgagctcttgggggacatctcatatctaagcCAGAACAGAGGGATAGAAGggattaaaaagaatataaaaatcaaccATGATGTTATTACCCAATGACGTTCACCACGGATATCTTTATGTTTCCTGAAAGGtgttttttccttcatgtttTAATCAgctgtttttgctgctgtgaccaaaagacctaacatgaacaatcagagga
This genomic interval from Marmota flaviventris isolate mMarFla1 chromosome 1, mMarFla1.hap1, whole genome shotgun sequence contains the following:
- the Ghrhr gene encoding growth hormone-releasing hormone receptor gives rise to the protein MDSWMWGACILCLLSPLGVVLGHVHPECGFIAQLREDERACLEAAEGTPNTSLSCPRTWDGLLCWPVAGSGEWVTLPCPAFFSHFSSEPGAVNRDCTITGWSDPFPPYPVACPVPLELLDEEKSYFSTVKIIYTTGHSISVIALCLAIAILVALRKLHCPRNYIHTQLFATFILKAGAVFLKDATLFHSDDTDYCSFSTVLCKVSVATSHFATMTNFSWLLAEAVYLSCLLASASPSSRTAFWWLVLASWGLPMLCTGTWVGCKLAFEDIACWDLDDSSPYWWIIKGPIILSVGVNFGLFLNIIRILLRKLEPAQGSPHTQSQYWRLSKSTLLLIPLFGIHYIIFNFLPDDAGLGIRLPLELGLGSFQGFIVAILYCFLNQEVRTEISRKWHGHDPELLPARRTCGNWAMPSRSGAKVLTSMC